A genomic segment from Limosilactobacillus sp. encodes:
- a CDS encoding IS30 family transposase has translation MTHLNDTMSTILLTTHKKNAHLTKEERVMIATLKSQGLSNRAIGRQLGVNHQTINNELNRGTVRQLRRQKSNGKIYEYSYYIYSYEAGQATYLEHHRHSGRRRLYYSSKQFLRLADQLMLGEFDDHHYSPQAVIYKARDLMNDGTLIPKSVVTLYQWINEGVLRTSNLDLFEKPKRKHHQTHPQAKRCLGPNIAQRPQTADQRSEIGHWELDTVQGQKNGNDSVVLVMTDRLSRVNITSKIAGKTAHAVNKFFINLRQKMGTDAYYRIFKTITSDNGSEFSELTQVHDHVFYADPYSPWERGSNEINNRFLRKEITKGEAINNYSSAQIIATNDWMNHYPRAMFNGHSSMDIYRKAFYQEISQLHQPIINWSVLFI, from the coding sequence ATGACGCACTTAAATGATACCATGTCTACTATTTTATTGACTACTCATAAAAAGAATGCTCATCTTACTAAAGAAGAACGTGTGATGATTGCGACTTTAAAGTCGCAAGGACTTTCCAATCGCGCAATTGGTCGCCAATTAGGAGTTAATCATCAAACAATTAATAACGAGCTCAACCGTGGTACGGTCCGCCAACTTCGTCGTCAAAAATCTAATGGTAAGATTTACGAATATTCTTACTACATCTATAGTTATGAAGCTGGTCAGGCCACATATCTTGAACATCACCGCCATTCTGGTCGTCGTCGCTTATATTATTCTTCAAAGCAATTTTTACGATTAGCTGATCAGCTAATGCTTGGTGAGTTTGACGACCACCATTACTCCCCACAAGCGGTTATTTATAAGGCTCGAGATTTAATGAATGATGGCACCCTGATCCCAAAGTCGGTTGTAACTTTATATCAATGGATTAATGAGGGTGTGCTTCGTACGTCCAATTTAGACCTCTTTGAAAAACCTAAACGTAAGCATCATCAAACTCATCCGCAAGCTAAAAGGTGCTTAGGGCCTAATATTGCTCAACGACCTCAAACTGCGGACCAACGGTCCGAAATTGGCCATTGGGAACTGGATACAGTTCAGGGACAGAAAAACGGTAATGACAGTGTTGTACTAGTAATGACTGATCGCCTTTCACGAGTTAATATCACGAGTAAAATTGCTGGTAAAACTGCGCATGCAGTAAATAAGTTCTTTATAAATTTGCGCCAGAAAATGGGCACAGATGCTTACTATCGCATTTTTAAGACAATAACCTCTGACAACGGTTCAGAATTTAGTGAGTTAACACAAGTTCACGATCATGTTTTCTATGCTGATCCGTATTCCCCTTGGGAACGTGGATCCAATGAGATCAATAACCGGTTTCTCCGCAAGGAGATTACCAAAGGTGAAGCTATAAATAACTATAGTAGTGCTCAGATCATAGCGACTAATGATTGGATGAATCACTATCCACGAGCTATGTTTAATGGACATTCGTCAATGGATATCTATCGTAAGGCCTTCTACCAAGAGATATCACAGCTCCATCAACCAATAATCAATTGGTCAGTATTATTTATTTGA
- a CDS encoding DUF4422 domain-containing protein: MEIKVLVAAHKNYAMPKDDLYLPVFVGKAIHPDVNHSFQGDNTGDNISAKNPYYNELTAIYWGWKNLDLDAMGLVHYRRYLSLNHKKSLDAVLSRQQAVDLLQDHDIILPPKRRYYIETIESHYRHSHENEPLDVMTQVIAEKYPEYQASYQKVMKRTWAHMFNMFIMKRGPLNEYCKWMFDVLSEVEKRIDISNYSTYEKRVYGFLSEPLLDVWLDQHPEYSTTEVNYVFMEHTNWFKKGGAFLKRKIVGYK; the protein is encoded by the coding sequence GTGGAAATCAAAGTACTTGTCGCAGCGCATAAGAACTACGCCATGCCAAAGGATGACCTGTATTTGCCGGTCTTCGTGGGGAAGGCGATTCATCCGGACGTTAACCACAGTTTTCAGGGGGACAACACGGGGGACAACATTTCGGCGAAGAATCCCTACTACAATGAACTGACGGCGATCTACTGGGGCTGGAAGAACCTTGACCTCGATGCCATGGGGCTGGTGCACTACCGGCGCTACCTGAGCCTGAACCACAAGAAGTCCCTGGACGCCGTGTTGTCTCGCCAGCAGGCGGTGGACCTTCTGCAGGATCACGACATCATCCTGCCGCCGAAGCGTCGCTACTACATCGAGACGATCGAGTCGCACTACCGACATTCGCACGAGAACGAACCGCTGGACGTGATGACCCAGGTGATTGCCGAGAAGTACCCGGAGTATCAGGCCTCCTACCAAAAGGTGATGAAGCGGACCTGGGCCCACATGTTCAACATGTTCATCATGAAGCGTGGCCCGCTGAACGAATATTGCAAGTGGATGTTCGATGTCTTAAGTGAGGTTGAAAAACGGATCGACATCAGCAATTACTCCACTTACGAAAAGCGGGTTTACGGCTTCCTGAGCGAGCCCCTACTGGATGTCTGGCTGGATCAGCATCCAGAATACTCGACAACCGAGGTTAACTACGTCTTCATGGAACACACCAACTGGTTCAAGAAGGGCGGTGCCTTCCTGAAGCGGAAGATCGTTGGCTACAAGTAA
- a CDS encoding flavodoxin, protein MKALVVYATITGNNEDVADIITEALEKQDVEVEETEMTMADPADFEDVDICVICPYTYDEGALPEEGLDFYDDLQDEELDGKVYGVAGSGDTFYGDNFCVAVDKFGEALADAGATKGSENVHVNLAPDEDDIKKLDAFAKELVEKAGQND, encoded by the coding sequence ATGAAAGCACTCGTGGTATATGCAACGATTACCGGAAACAACGAAGACGTTGCCGACATCATCACCGAAGCCCTCGAAAAGCAGGACGTCGAGGTCGAGGAAACCGAAATGACGATGGCCGACCCGGCCGACTTCGAGGACGTCGACATCTGCGTCATCTGTCCATACACCTACGACGAAGGGGCACTGCCGGAAGAAGGGCTCGACTTCTACGACGACCTGCAGGATGAGGAACTGGACGGCAAGGTTTACGGCGTGGCCGGCTCCGGTGACACCTTCTACGGCGACAACTTCTGCGTGGCCGTTGATAAGTTCGGCGAGGCCCTGGCCGATGCCGGCGCCACCAAGGGTTCGGAAAACGTCCACGTCAACCTGGCCCCAGACGAGGACGACATCAAGAAGCTCGATGCCTTTGCAAAAGAACTGGTAGAAAAGGCGGGCCAGAATGACTAA
- the recX gene encoding recombination regulator RecX — MAKISKIEAQKRRGRYNIYLDGHYAFPVAESVLVKFRLMKGLELDKEQVAAITTADAQARAYSRMLDYLAHSLRTESDIVKKLRDLETPEQFIAPILQKLRDQHLVDDHEYAASYVRTAMITSLKGPGAIRQHLRAKKIGENDIESALAQFTPERQRENAAKLAQKLFKRYRSQPRMRQEQKVRQGLLTKGYASALFDQVKEAVEPTEDPEEEDALLAQQAEKLWRRYRRYEGRARVQHFKQGMFRRGFDLDRVQAWLDEHEEELP; from the coding sequence ATGGCAAAAATTTCAAAAATCGAGGCCCAGAAGCGGCGGGGGCGCTATAATATTTATCTTGATGGGCACTATGCCTTCCCAGTAGCCGAAAGCGTCCTGGTCAAATTTCGCCTGATGAAGGGATTGGAGCTCGACAAGGAGCAGGTGGCGGCGATCACCACGGCCGATGCTCAGGCGCGGGCCTACTCACGGATGCTGGACTACCTGGCCCACAGCCTGCGGACGGAGAGCGACATCGTTAAGAAATTGCGCGACCTGGAGACGCCGGAGCAGTTCATCGCGCCGATCCTGCAAAAGCTGCGCGACCAGCACCTGGTCGACGATCACGAGTACGCGGCCAGCTACGTACGTACGGCGATGATCACTAGTCTGAAGGGGCCGGGGGCGATTCGTCAGCACTTGCGGGCCAAGAAGATTGGGGAGAACGACATCGAGTCGGCGCTGGCCCAGTTCACCCCGGAGCGCCAACGGGAGAACGCGGCCAAGCTGGCCCAGAAGCTTTTCAAGCGCTACCGCAGCCAACCCCGGATGCGCCAGGAACAGAAGGTGCGTCAGGGCCTGCTGACCAAGGGCTACGCCAGTGCGCTCTTCGACCAGGTCAAGGAGGCGGTCGAACCGACGGAAGATCCGGAAGAAGAGGACGCACTGCTGGCCCAGCAGGCGGAGAAGCTCTGGCGGCGCTACCGGCGTTACGAAGGCCGCGCACGGGTGCAGCACTTCAAGCAGGGGATGTTTCGGCGGGGCTTTGACCTGGATCGGGTGCAGGCCTGGCTGGACGAACACGAAGAAGAGCTTCCCTAA
- a CDS encoding DUF1659 domain-containing protein → MSMVRNFKSAKVQLTLIGDKHPKGVTHLFNNVIERVTDEQLTSLTQAIEILTSEKCNGANVIATDHVAID, encoded by the coding sequence ATGAGTATGGTACGTAATTTTAAGTCCGCAAAGGTTCAACTAACGCTGATCGGTGACAAGCATCCCAAGGGTGTCACCCACCTCTTCAACAACGTCATCGAGCGCGTCACTGACGAACAGCTGACCAGCTTAACGCAGGCCATCGAAATTTTGACCAGTGAAAAGTGTAACGGTGCCAACGTCATCGCTACCGACCACGTCGCGATTGACTAA
- a CDS encoding KxYKxGKxW signal peptide domain-containing protein, which translates to MNKEHKKLYKAGKNWLTATITIAAVALAGGLVANSAHADATSNATPVAQTETVQQPQQATGEADTTANADQQEQSTQQGQATSTDQTTQQASTATTAEQTTSNADTLTVSAPKANASNQWVRYDQGWSRTDDQGNWIYNQWQHINNNWYYFNNAGYAQTGWFKSGAGNWFYFDNNNAWALTGWQNINSHWYYFDPTNAWADRGWFQSGANNWYYFDWNNAWALTGWQKINGNWYYFDWNNAWALKGWQKINNTWYYFDPTNAWMFTGWHNINGTNYYFESSGAWNSGNEAGNWLKEYGVWEYRLANGQLARGWHKIDNAWYCFSSVYAMETDKLEDGQVEFGNKIAAGKYYVGNDGKLVTNGWIKTLGNWFYADGSQGGRLIRGWHKIDNAWYCFDGYYGMETDKLEDGQVEFGNKIAAGKYYVGNDGKLVTNGWIKTLGNWYYADGSQGGQLIRGWHKIDNAWYCFDGDYAMETNKLEDGQVEFGNKIAAGKYYVGNDGKMVTNKWFQYFGTWYHAGNDGRIQNN; encoded by the coding sequence ATGAATAAGGAACACAAGAAATTATACAAGGCTGGTAAGAATTGGCTGACGGCAACGATCACGATTGCCGCGGTTGCCTTGGCTGGCGGCCTGGTTGCTAATAGCGCTCACGCCGATGCAACCTCGAATGCGACGCCGGTGGCTCAAACTGAAACGGTTCAGCAACCGCAACAAGCTACAGGAGAAGCGGACACCACAGCTAATGCAGATCAGCAAGAGCAAAGCACTCAACAGGGTCAGGCTACAAGCACCGACCAAACCACGCAGCAGGCAAGTACCGCGACCACGGCAGAACAGACTACATCAAATGCCGACACACTAACAGTTTCTGCCCCTAAGGCCAACGCCAGCAACCAGTGGGTTCGTTACGATCAGGGATGGTCGCGCACGGATGACCAGGGCAACTGGATTTACAACCAGTGGCAGCACATCAATAACAACTGGTACTACTTTAACAACGCAGGTTATGCCCAGACCGGCTGGTTCAAGTCTGGGGCCGGCAACTGGTTCTACTTTGATAACAATAACGCCTGGGCGCTGACCGGTTGGCAAAACATTAACAGCCATTGGTACTACTTTGACCCGACGAATGCCTGGGCCGATCGCGGCTGGTTCCAATCCGGGGCTAACAACTGGTACTACTTTGACTGGAATAACGCCTGGGCTTTGACCGGTTGGCAAAAGATTAACGGTAATTGGTACTACTTCGATTGGAATAATGCCTGGGCGCTGAAGGGCTGGCAGAAGATTAACAACACTTGGTACTACTTCGACCCGACCAACGCTTGGATGTTCACCGGCTGGCATAACATCAATGGCACAAACTACTACTTCGAATCGTCTGGGGCGTGGAACTCCGGGAACGAAGCCGGTAATTGGCTAAAAGAATATGGTGTCTGGGAATACCGTTTGGCAAATGGTCAGCTGGCAAGGGGCTGGCACAAGATTGACAATGCTTGGTACTGCTTCAGTAGCGTTTACGCAATGGAAACGGATAAGCTTGAGGACGGACAAGTAGAGTTTGGTAACAAAATAGCGGCCGGGAAGTACTACGTTGGCAATGACGGCAAGCTAGTTACGAACGGCTGGATTAAAACCTTGGGCAATTGGTTCTATGCAGACGGTAGTCAAGGTGGCCGTTTGATTCGTGGCTGGCACAAGATTGACAATGCCTGGTATTGTTTCGATGGCTATTATGGAATGGAAACGGATAAGCTTGAGGACGGACAGGTAGAATTTGGTAACAAAATAGCGGCCGGGAAGTACTACGTTGGCAATGATGGTAAGCTAGTTACGAACGGCTGGATTAAAACCTTGGGCAACTGGTACTATGCAGACGGTAGTCAAGGTGGCCAGTTGATTCGTGGCTGGCACAAGATTGACAATGCCTGGTATTGTTTCGATGGCGATTATGCAATGGAAACAAATAAGCTTGAGGACGGACAGGTAGAATTTGGTAACAAAATAGCGGCCGGGAAGTACTACGTTGGCAATGATGGCAAGATGGTAACCAATAAGTGGTTCCAGTACTTTGGCACCTGGTACCACGCCGGGAACGATGGCCGAATTCAGAACAACTAA
- a CDS encoding GtrA family protein: MTKLVALFNKYRSIIAYLFWGVVTTVVNIAVFQFLSSGAHWNYQLANVIAWFLSVLVAYFTNKVWVFGSHYSTVKAFVKEFFLFYFYRGLTLIVDVIIMYVGVTLMGFDSPIQQLIVKIIDNVVVVIANYVFSKWLIFHDNRDIAEK; encoded by the coding sequence ATGACTAAGCTGGTCGCCCTCTTCAACAAGTACCGCTCGATCATCGCCTACCTCTTCTGGGGCGTGGTAACCACGGTCGTCAACATCGCGGTCTTCCAATTTCTGAGCTCGGGAGCCCACTGGAATTACCAACTGGCCAACGTGATCGCCTGGTTCCTGTCGGTGCTGGTTGCTTACTTCACCAATAAGGTCTGGGTCTTCGGCTCCCACTATTCGACGGTCAAAGCCTTCGTGAAGGAATTCTTCTTATTCTACTTCTACCGGGGACTGACGCTGATCGTGGATGTCATCATCATGTACGTCGGTGTCACCCTGATGGGCTTCGATTCACCGATCCAGCAGCTGATTGTCAAGATCATCGATAACGTGGTCGTGGTGATCGCCAACTATGTCTTCTCCAAGTGGCTGATTTTTCACGATAACCGCGATATTGCAGAGAAATAA
- the yjeM gene encoding glutamate/gamma-aminobutyrate family transporter YjeM has product MDEQSSNNKKMITTFGLVTMIITSIFGFGNVSNAYLQMGYGSIIWYALAGICFFFPCGLMMAEYGSAFKDAKGGIYSWLAGSIGERMAFIGTFVWLASWIVWMVSTASRIWITFSALIFGKDTTQQWHFAGLSSTEVIGILGIILMIACTYFSSRGMTAIAKVGSIGGIFTVVVNIIYVIAAIVILIANRGALAQPFHGARDLIMSPNTQFQTPIAIISFVVYAIFAYGGMESLGSVTDSMEKPEKTFPRGLIIASIFTIGAYVIMILMAGWFANYKHDFAVSTTNLGNATYVLFNVLGVKLATALGLSHATALVWGSAMTRIVAFSQALGFLGALFVLMYSPIKAFILGSNPDLWPKKLTKLNKAGMPANAMWLQITIVSIIIFLVAFGGSAAQKFYTILTDMANVSTCFPYLFLVGAFPFFKKRTDIERPFVAFKSKFWTNVIVWFVEIILIIGILFTFIQPMLEHDWQTAFWTIAGPIFFAAVALIFYQTATKRNHIEQK; this is encoded by the coding sequence TTGGATGAGCAGAGTAGTAATAATAAAAAGATGATTACTACCTTTGGCCTGGTGACGATGATCATTACCTCGATCTTCGGATTTGGTAATGTTTCAAACGCCTACCTGCAAATGGGTTACGGTAGTATCATCTGGTATGCCTTAGCGGGGATTTGTTTCTTCTTCCCGTGTGGCTTAATGATGGCCGAATACGGGTCCGCCTTTAAGGACGCCAAGGGTGGTATTTACTCCTGGCTGGCTGGCTCGATCGGTGAACGAATGGCCTTTATCGGGACCTTCGTTTGGCTTGCTTCCTGGATTGTTTGGATGGTTTCGACCGCCTCACGGATTTGGATCACCTTCTCCGCGCTGATCTTCGGTAAGGATACCACCCAGCAATGGCACTTTGCCGGCCTGTCCTCGACCGAAGTGATCGGGATCTTGGGGATCATCCTGATGATTGCCTGCACCTACTTCAGTTCCCGGGGGATGACCGCGATTGCCAAGGTTGGTTCAATCGGTGGGATTTTCACCGTGGTTGTCAACATCATCTACGTCATTGCAGCGATTGTTATTTTGATTGCCAACCGGGGTGCCCTGGCACAGCCATTCCACGGCGCACGGGATTTGATCATGTCACCAAATACCCAGTTCCAGACGCCGATTGCCATTATTTCCTTCGTCGTCTACGCCATCTTCGCTTACGGTGGGATGGAGTCACTGGGTTCCGTCACTGACTCGATGGAGAAGCCTGAAAAGACCTTCCCACGTGGTTTGATCATCGCATCCATCTTCACGATTGGTGCCTACGTCATCATGATTCTGATGGCCGGCTGGTTCGCTAACTACAAGCACGACTTTGCAGTTTCCACGACCAACCTGGGGAACGCTACCTACGTGCTCTTCAACGTCCTCGGGGTTAAGCTGGCGACGGCGCTGGGCCTTTCCCACGCCACTGCCCTTGTCTGGGGTTCTGCGATGACCCGGATCGTGGCCTTCTCACAGGCTCTCGGTTTCCTGGGTGCGCTCTTCGTTTTGATGTACTCGCCAATTAAGGCCTTCATCCTGGGTTCCAACCCAGACCTGTGGCCAAAGAAGCTGACTAAGCTGAACAAGGCGGGGATGCCTGCCAACGCCATGTGGCTGCAGATTACGATCGTTTCCATCATCATCTTCCTGGTAGCCTTCGGTGGTTCTGCCGCCCAGAAGTTCTACACCATCCTGACTGATATGGCCAACGTTTCGACCTGCTTCCCATACCTGTTCTTAGTCGGTGCCTTCCCGTTCTTCAAGAAGCGGACTGACATCGAGCGGCCATTCGTTGCTTTCAAGAGCAAGTTCTGGACAAACGTCATCGTGTGGTTCGTTGAGATTATCCTGATCATCGGGATTCTCTTCACCTTCATTCAGCCAATGCTGGAACACGATTGGCAGACGGCCTTCTGGACGATTGCCGGTCCAATCTTCTTCGCCGCAGTGGCATTGATCTTCTACCAGACCGCGACGAAGCGGAATCACATTGAACAAAAGTAA
- the map gene encoding type I methionyl aminopeptidase, which translates to MITLKSPREIEAMEKAGAALAGMHLGIREFIRPGMSSWEIEEFARKYFKAAGAKAEQIGFEGYKYATCVSVNDEICHGFPRKKLILKKGDLVKVDTVVSVDGFFSDSCWSYAVGTVKPEIAKLMDVTKKALFMGIDQCVPGNRIGDIGAVIQHYTEDENGYGDVREFVGHGIQPTMHEDPMVPHYGEHGQGLRLRNGMTITVEPMINTGTWEADTSDPSGWLAKTADGGWSCQYEHTLVVTNDGPKILTSQDPEADAKYLYDDNYAGYLDHYGAIARKIAQQYKK; encoded by the coding sequence ATGATTACCTTAAAATCACCGCGTGAAATTGAAGCGATGGAAAAGGCCGGGGCCGCCCTTGCCGGCATGCACCTCGGTATTCGTGAGTTTATCCGGCCGGGGATGTCCAGCTGGGAGATCGAAGAATTTGCCCGCAAGTACTTCAAGGCGGCGGGTGCCAAGGCCGAACAGATCGGCTTTGAAGGCTACAAGTACGCCACCTGTGTCAGCGTCAACGACGAGATTTGCCACGGCTTCCCGCGCAAGAAGCTGATCCTGAAGAAGGGGGACCTGGTCAAGGTCGACACCGTGGTCAGCGTTGACGGCTTCTTCTCCGACTCCTGCTGGTCCTACGCGGTCGGTACGGTTAAGCCAGAGATTGCCAAGCTGATGGACGTCACCAAGAAGGCCCTCTTCATGGGGATCGACCAGTGTGTTCCCGGTAACCGGATCGGTGACATTGGTGCCGTCATTCAGCACTACACCGAGGATGAGAATGGCTACGGAGACGTCCGGGAATTCGTCGGCCACGGGATCCAGCCAACGATGCACGAAGACCCGATGGTACCGCACTATGGTGAACACGGCCAGGGCCTGCGTTTGCGTAACGGTATGACGATTACCGTGGAACCAATGATCAACACCGGCACCTGGGAAGCCGACACCTCCGACCCGAGCGGCTGGCTGGCCAAAACGGCCGATGGTGGTTGGTCTTGCCAGTACGAACACACCCTGGTAGTTACCAATGACGGCCCGAAGATCCTGACCTCTCAAGATCCTGAGGCCGACGCCAAGTACCTCTACGACGACAATTATGCCGGCTACTTGGACCACTACGGTGCAATTGCTCGCAAGATCGCCCAACAATACAAGAAATAA
- a CDS encoding YihY/virulence factor BrkB family protein, whose amino-acid sequence MKKFVLLLLRHFQMAQISSSAATLAYYTLLSIFPAVLVIGNLLPMVGLNAKTVLSYLQTAVPKSIYTFTQPFIYDFLRQGSGGLLTTGALIALWSTSQGIAAFQRSVNLTYGVARNQNPISNRVISFIWMIVVLMIIFLIVLAYGIGEQLLKSAQPIFHFHRKYIYIFSSLRWPVTFTVLFIALTLLYYFVPNAQVRLRYALAGALFAALLWMGLSRLFSYYTVIFRHSVITYKTIGAFIAMMVWLDFSGYIIMWGAVLNATLQEAHEGKLYERKHFWQLIEHEERMKKEQ is encoded by the coding sequence ATGAAAAAATTCGTGCTGCTGCTGCTGCGCCACTTTCAGATGGCTCAGATTTCCAGCTCGGCAGCGACCCTGGCTTACTACACCCTGCTGTCGATCTTCCCAGCAGTCCTGGTGATCGGGAACCTTCTGCCAATGGTCGGGCTCAACGCCAAGACGGTGCTGTCCTACCTGCAGACGGCCGTTCCCAAGTCGATCTACACCTTCACCCAACCCTTCATCTACGACTTTCTGCGCCAGGGGAGTGGGGGCCTGCTGACGACCGGGGCCCTGATTGCCCTCTGGTCGACCAGCCAGGGAATCGCCGCCTTCCAACGGAGCGTTAACCTGACCTACGGGGTGGCCCGCAACCAGAACCCGATCAGCAACCGGGTGATCTCCTTCATCTGGATGATCGTCGTCCTGATGATCATCTTCCTGATCGTCCTGGCCTACGGGATCGGGGAGCAGCTGCTCAAGAGCGCCCAGCCGATCTTCCACTTCCACCGCAAGTACATCTACATCTTCAGCTCCCTGCGGTGGCCGGTGACCTTCACCGTGCTCTTCATCGCGCTGACCCTGCTGTACTACTTCGTCCCCAACGCCCAGGTGCGGCTGCGTTACGCCCTGGCCGGGGCCCTGTTTGCAGCGCTGCTCTGGATGGGACTGTCGCGGCTCTTCTCCTACTACACGGTGATCTTTCGCCACAGCGTGATCACCTACAAGACCATCGGGGCCTTCATCGCCATGATGGTCTGGCTGGACTTCTCCGGCTACATCATCATGTGGGGAGCGGTGCTCAACGCGACACTCCAGGAGGCGCACGAGGGCAAACTATACGAGCGCAAGCACTTCTGGCAGCTGATCGAACATGAGGAAAGAATGAAAAAAGAGCAGTAA
- a CDS encoding DUF2922 domain-containing protein produces MKSLNLTFKGNTGKKHLLKLNYANDNLDPKTVRQAMDLIVKSNLFAKDDEQLYVTPVAAKYVDTVSTPLFNDEEQPAA; encoded by the coding sequence ATGAAGTCTCTCAACCTCACATTCAAGGGCAACACCGGCAAGAAACACCTGCTCAAGCTCAACTACGCCAACGACAACCTTGACCCCAAGACCGTTCGGCAGGCAATGGACCTGATCGTCAAATCGAACCTGTTCGCCAAGGACGACGAGCAGCTCTACGTCACGCCAGTTGCCGCCAAATACGTCGACACCGTCTCCACACCGCTCTTCAACGACGAAGAACAACCAGCCGCTTAA
- a CDS encoding sugar transferase, protein MENKRIHVDEQELNHQYAYRTIKRLFDIVAASIAVVILSPVFLIIAICIKVDDPKGPVFYSQTRVGKDGRLFKMYKFRSMVTNADELLEKLRSQNEVNGAMFKMKNDPRITRVGRVIRKYSLDELPQLVNVVGGSMSIVGPRPPLTSEVAEYTDYDKQRLMVKPGATGMWQVGGRNDVDFDEMVELDLTYIQERSIWLDLKIMFETVKIMIKPNGAY, encoded by the coding sequence ATGGAAAATAAGAGGATTCATGTCGATGAGCAGGAGCTGAATCACCAGTATGCTTATCGCACAATTAAACGGCTATTCGATATCGTTGCGGCGTCCATCGCCGTGGTGATCTTGAGCCCCGTCTTTTTAATCATCGCGATCTGCATCAAGGTCGATGATCCCAAGGGCCCGGTCTTTTATTCCCAGACCCGGGTGGGCAAGGATGGCCGTCTTTTTAAGATGTATAAGTTCCGGTCGATGGTCACCAACGCCGATGAACTGCTGGAAAAGCTCAGGAGTCAAAACGAGGTCAACGGGGCGATGTTCAAGATGAAGAACGATCCGCGGATCACGCGGGTCGGCCGGGTCATCCGGAAGTACAGCCTGGACGAGCTGCCGCAACTGGTGAACGTCGTGGGGGGCTCGATGAGTATCGTGGGCCCGCGGCCGCCGCTAACCAGCGAGGTGGCCGAGTACACCGACTACGACAAGCAGCGCCTGATGGTAAAGCCGGGGGCGACTGGCATGTGGCAGGTCGGTGGCCGGAACGACGTCGATTTTGACGAAATGGTTGAACTAGATTTGACCTATATCCAGGAGCGCTCGATCTGGCTTGACCTCAAGATTATGTTTGAGACCGTCAAGATCATGATTAAGCCTAACGGAGCATACTAA